A genomic stretch from Pirellulales bacterium includes:
- a CDS encoding phosphatase PAP2 family protein, with protein MFSLPLRAAKNPRSAAKCKQRHYGRRMFIEQLEPRAMMAVDAILYWNDIALQTVNIDHSSAAFKEQYGPTRASRALAIVSVAMYDAINSIEGQYEPYLVKVVGVQGADIGAAVGEAAHDTLVWLYQKQRATLDTDLNTWLGQIPSGPAENLGIALGKTVAKAVIAARSNDGANAKSNYKIIDGVGKYQPDPVTQEVSGITQTPLDPQWGKVTPFGINSTGAYLPPPPPPIDSPEYTAAYNELKELGGDGIATPTIRTEEQTEIGIFWAYDATEGLCAPPRLYNQIARVVAIQQGNSEYQNARMFAIMNVAMADAAIVGWDGKYFYDMWRPVTAIRDGDNDGNPNTVGDSTWTPLGAPASNDTLPNNFTPPFPSYPSGHAIIGAAVFHTLADFYGTDNISFSFTSDEFNGSTTDNQGNTRPKITRSFTSFSEASEENAMSRIYLGIHWDFDLSAGINSGNRIADFIAAKKFDPLAHAMPANFGRGIFSAYMKTLGETARMDAGDRSHREVVMLKAASTGHGIVYTVSSLQPLFPTPGVRGHRVYNQAVYTASNQAAAALAGPNLQLLDNLLAAL; from the coding sequence ATGTTTTCCTTACCGCTGCGCGCTGCGAAAAATCCACGTTCTGCGGCGAAGTGCAAGCAGCGGCACTACGGTCGCCGGATGTTCATCGAGCAGCTTGAACCGCGGGCGATGATGGCGGTTGATGCCATCCTGTATTGGAATGACATCGCACTGCAAACGGTCAATATCGATCACAGTTCCGCCGCCTTTAAGGAACAATATGGTCCTACGCGTGCTTCCCGAGCGTTGGCAATTGTAAGCGTGGCCATGTACGACGCCATCAATTCGATTGAAGGTCAATACGAGCCGTATTTGGTGAAAGTCGTGGGAGTGCAAGGGGCCGACATCGGCGCAGCCGTGGGCGAGGCGGCACACGACACATTGGTGTGGCTGTATCAAAAGCAGAGGGCAACGCTCGACACCGACTTGAATACCTGGCTCGGTCAAATTCCCAGCGGCCCGGCAGAGAACTTGGGCATTGCGCTGGGGAAAACCGTAGCCAAAGCCGTGATTGCAGCGCGCTCCAACGACGGCGCCAATGCAAAATCGAACTACAAAATTATCGACGGTGTCGGCAAGTATCAACCCGACCCAGTCACGCAAGAAGTTTCCGGAATTACGCAAACGCCGCTCGATCCGCAATGGGGAAAAGTCACGCCCTTTGGGATTAACAGCACCGGTGCATATCTTCCGCCGCCTCCACCGCCGATTGATAGTCCCGAATACACGGCCGCTTATAACGAGCTGAAAGAACTAGGTGGCGACGGCATTGCCACGCCGACGATTCGCACCGAGGAGCAAACCGAGATCGGCATCTTTTGGGCCTACGATGCCACCGAAGGCTTGTGTGCGCCGCCCCGGCTGTACAACCAGATTGCACGGGTAGTGGCCATTCAACAAGGGAACTCCGAATATCAGAACGCGCGCATGTTCGCCATAATGAACGTGGCCATGGCCGATGCAGCCATTGTCGGCTGGGATGGCAAATACTTTTACGACATGTGGCGGCCCGTCACGGCCATTCGCGATGGCGACAACGACGGCAACCCGAATACGGTCGGCGATTCCACCTGGACACCGCTGGGCGCGCCGGCCAGCAACGATACTTTGCCGAACAATTTCACGCCGCCGTTTCCGTCGTACCCATCGGGGCATGCGATTATCGGGGCGGCGGTGTTCCACACACTGGCTGATTTTTACGGCACCGACAATATTTCTTTTTCATTCACCTCCGACGAATTCAACGGCAGCACGACCGATAACCAAGGAAACACACGCCCCAAAATCACGCGGAGCTTCACCAGCTTTTCCGAGGCGTCGGAAGAAAATGCGATGAGCCGCATTTATTTGGGCATTCACTGGGATTTCGATTTGTCGGCCGGCATTAACTCCGGCAACCGCATTGCCGATTTCATTGCGGCGAAAAAATTCGATCCACTGGCACATGCCATGCCCGCCAACTTTGGACGCGGCATTTTCTCGGCGTATATGAAAACGCTGGGCGAAACCGCGCGGATGGATGCCGGCGATCGTTCGCATCGAGAGGTGGTCATGCTGAAAGCGGCCAGCACTGGGCACGGAATCGTTTACACCGTGTCATCGTTACAGCCGCTGTTTCCCACGCCAGGCGTTAGGGGCCATCGAGTTTACAACCAAGCGGTTTATACGGCGAGCAACCAGGCCGCTGCAGCATTAGCCGGGCCGAATTTGCAATTACTGGACAATTTACTGGCGGCGCTCTGA
- a CDS encoding MarR family transcriptional regulator yields the protein MPTSAKRRQRAFDSPCQEAYLNLWRTYDRLRAMEDELFAQSDLTAQQYNALRLLRGQQPKPLATLDIARRLISRAPDITRLLDKLEQRGLIVRQRLSANRRVVQVSITSAGLDLLSELDAPVRRCHEKQLGHLSGEQVTQLIELLKMARQPHEEIEGSWPRGG from the coding sequence ATGCCTACTTCCGCTAAACGCCGCCAGCGCGCTTTCGATTCGCCTTGCCAGGAAGCGTATCTGAACCTGTGGCGAACGTATGATCGACTGCGGGCCATGGAAGACGAATTGTTTGCACAATCCGATTTAACGGCCCAGCAATATAACGCGCTCCGGCTGTTGCGGGGCCAGCAACCTAAGCCGCTGGCAACGCTCGATATCGCCCGGCGGCTGATTTCCCGCGCCCCAGATATTACCCGCCTGCTCGATAAGCTCGAACAGCGTGGGCTCATTGTCCGCCAACGATTATCTGCCAACCGGCGTGTCGTGCAGGTGAGCATCACTTCCGCCGGGCTCGATTTGCTCAGCGAGCTGGATGCTCCCGTGCGCCGCTGCCACGAAAAACAATTGGGACACTTGAGCGGCGAGCAGGTAACGCAACTTATCGAGCTACTCAAGATGGCTCGCCAACCGCATGAAGAAATCGAAGGTAGTTGGCCACGCGGCGGATAG
- a CDS encoding clan AA aspartic protease codes for MGATHVTVAVSNPADANRRWEGEFLVDTGATDCLVPAKQLRAIGIQPESKRVYELADGSEVTLEVGIARFEFMGDIAAGIVIFGNDNAEPILDATPLASVGIEVDPKNQRLKRLPAVRLK; via the coding sequence ATGGGCGCAACACATGTTACCGTCGCCGTCAGCAATCCCGCCGATGCCAATCGGCGTTGGGAGGGCGAATTCCTTGTCGATACCGGAGCCACCGATTGTTTGGTGCCGGCGAAGCAGCTTCGAGCCATTGGCATTCAGCCGGAATCGAAGCGAGTTTACGAACTTGCTGATGGCAGCGAGGTAACGCTGGAAGTGGGCATCGCCCGCTTTGAATTTATGGGCGATATTGCCGCTGGCATTGTGATCTTTGGCAATGACAATGCTGAGCCGATCTTGGATGCCACGCCCCTCGCCTCCGTCGGCATCGAAGTCGACCCGAAAAATCAGCGACTAAAACGCTTGCCCGCCGTGCGGTTGAAGTGA
- a CDS encoding type II toxin-antitoxin system Phd/YefM family antitoxin has translation MSTGRSKNTKTASEFQRQPMEVVKQVRKTKQPVTITVQGKPGVVVVDAATYQRRIKAANLANLLEGGEQDVRAGRLRSADQVLKELGRAKKTSR, from the coding sequence ATGTCGACAGGCCGATCGAAAAACACAAAGACTGCGTCGGAATTCCAACGGCAGCCGATGGAAGTAGTCAAGCAGGTGCGGAAAACTAAGCAGCCTGTGACCATCACGGTGCAGGGCAAGCCGGGAGTGGTAGTCGTCGATGCCGCTACTTACCAGCGACGCATCAAAGCAGCCAATCTGGCAAATCTGTTGGAAGGAGGAGAACAAGACGTGCGGGCTGGACGATTGCGATCAGCCGATCAAGTGCTGAAAGAACTTGGCCGTGCCAAAAAAACATCGCGTTGA
- a CDS encoding type II toxin-antitoxin system RelE/ParE family toxin yields the protein MPKKHRVEITAAAERDLREIRDYIALDKPAAAQQWVKRIAKQIRSLKANAAAARGHSGSAGNRRRISTHAFRALSDDLPGRERASDCCACDSRSTLAGSIFFAWFGKSLKQIRSSSSRG from the coding sequence GTGCCAAAAAAACATCGCGTTGAAATTACGGCGGCGGCGGAGCGCGATCTGCGTGAAATCCGCGATTACATTGCTCTTGATAAACCGGCGGCGGCGCAGCAATGGGTGAAGCGAATTGCGAAACAAATTCGCAGCCTGAAAGCTAATGCCGCTGCGGCACGAGGTCATTCCGGAAGCGCGGGAAATCGGCGTCGAATATCGACACACGCTTTCAGGGCCCTATCGGACGATCTACCGGGTAGAGAAAGAGCGAGTGATTGTTGTGCGTGTGATTCACGGAGCACGCTTGCTGGATCCATCTTTTTTGCCTGGTTCGGAAAAAGCCTGAAGCAGATACGCTCCTCTTCGAGTCGCGGCTAA
- a CDS encoding ABC transporter ATP-binding protein yields the protein MIELINFGKQYGDFTAVDCLNLRIGAGELFGFIGPNGAGKSTTIRFLATLLKATRGDGVVAGHSVSRDPLGVRRVVGYMPDNFGVYDGMKVWEFLDFFAVAYQIPRSKRKQVIGDVLELLDLTHKRDDFVNSLSRGMKQRLCLAKTLVHDPPVLILDEPSSGLDPRARLEFKALLKELRRMGKTILISSHILSELADCCTSIGIIERGQLLLAGPIDEVYRRIHRNRLIEIKFLDGGMEAGLSIIRSMPETRGVQVDDHRVTVELEADDQRVASLLDELARQNVGVRSFNDKDPTLEDVFMLVTKGLVT from the coding sequence ATGATCGAGCTCATTAATTTCGGCAAGCAGTACGGCGATTTTACCGCGGTGGATTGCCTCAACCTGCGCATCGGCGCAGGGGAATTGTTTGGGTTCATCGGGCCTAACGGCGCCGGAAAAAGCACGACCATCCGTTTTCTGGCCACGCTGCTCAAAGCCACCCGTGGCGACGGCGTGGTGGCCGGCCACAGTGTCTCGCGCGATCCACTAGGAGTGCGCCGCGTCGTCGGGTACATGCCCGACAACTTCGGCGTGTACGATGGCATGAAGGTGTGGGAGTTTTTGGATTTTTTCGCTGTGGCGTATCAAATTCCGCGCAGCAAACGGAAGCAAGTCATTGGCGACGTGTTGGAATTGCTTGACCTGACTCACAAGCGAGACGATTTCGTCAATAGCCTGTCGCGGGGCATGAAGCAGCGATTGTGCCTGGCGAAAACCCTCGTCCACGATCCGCCGGTGCTGATTCTCGACGAACCTTCCAGCGGGCTCGATCCGCGCGCTCGCCTGGAATTCAAAGCCCTGCTCAAAGAACTCCGCCGGATGGGAAAAACCATCCTCATTTCCAGCCACATTCTCAGCGAACTGGCCGATTGCTGCACCAGCATCGGCATTATCGAGCGGGGCCAATTGCTGCTGGCCGGACCCATCGACGAAGTGTACCGCCGCATTCATCGCAACCGGTTAATCGAAATCAAATTCCTCGATGGCGGCATGGAGGCGGGCCTCTCCATCATTCGCAGCATGCCGGAAACGCGCGGCGTACAGGTCGACGATCATCGCGTGACCGTGGAACTAGAAGCCGACGATCAGCGCGTGGCCAGCCTGCTCGATGAACTCGCCCGCCAAAACGTCGGCGTCCGCAGCTTCAACGATAAAGACCCGACGCTGGAAGACGTGTTCATGCTGGTGACGAAGGGGCTGGTGACGTGA
- a CDS encoding SMP-30/gluconolactonase/LRE family protein produces the protein MTTVHMGRARFVSITILTLAQFTISGKIIMAEDTPAEIKSFSAPYPTFGKLESKDPRFDKLISPDTKIEKLAEGFQWCEGPVWVKDGGFLLFSDIPRNSLMKWKQGEGVSVYMHPSGYTGITDYGHEPGSNANTLDADGRLVQCEHGDRRISVLTKDGGKRTLADNYQGKRLNSPNDLVFKSNGDLYFTDPIYGLPKHENDPRREIDFCGVFLLRRMTRKDLATSPAAGEDWEIILLTKDLTRPNGLAFSPDEKKVYVANSDPDHAVWMVYDVVDDPSSSNKDGTLKTGRIFFDATAWTKAGKKGLPDGMKVDRDGNLWAAGPGGLSVFAPDGTHLGTINPDTGDPVSNCAWGDDGSTLYMTVNNKLARIKTNAKGAAQIKFSE, from the coding sequence ATGACCACGGTCCACATGGGTCGCGCTCGCTTTGTCTCGATCACCATCCTCACACTCGCTCAATTCACAATCTCAGGCAAAATCATCATGGCCGAAGACACGCCGGCGGAAATCAAAAGTTTTTCGGCGCCGTATCCGACGTTCGGCAAGCTAGAAAGCAAAGATCCGCGGTTCGACAAGCTAATTTCGCCCGATACAAAAATCGAAAAGCTGGCCGAAGGGTTCCAGTGGTGCGAAGGGCCCGTGTGGGTGAAAGACGGCGGGTTTTTGCTGTTTTCCGATATTCCCCGCAACTCGCTGATGAAATGGAAGCAGGGTGAGGGCGTTTCAGTTTACATGCACCCGTCGGGCTACACCGGCATCACCGATTACGGCCACGAGCCCGGCTCCAACGCCAACACGCTGGATGCCGACGGCCGGCTGGTGCAGTGCGAACACGGCGACCGGCGAATTTCCGTTCTCACCAAAGATGGCGGCAAGCGCACGTTGGCCGATAATTACCAGGGCAAACGGCTGAACAGCCCGAACGATTTGGTTTTCAAATCGAACGGTGATCTGTACTTCACCGATCCGATTTATGGCCTGCCCAAGCACGAGAATGACCCGCGCAGGGAAATAGATTTCTGCGGCGTGTTTTTGCTGCGCAGGATGACCAGAAAAGATTTGGCGACCAGCCCGGCGGCTGGCGAAGATTGGGAAATCATTCTGCTGACCAAAGATTTGACTCGTCCCAACGGCTTGGCCTTTTCGCCTGACGAGAAAAAAGTGTACGTCGCCAATAGCGATCCCGACCACGCTGTGTGGATGGTGTACGACGTCGTGGATGATCCGAGTTCTTCCAACAAAGACGGCACATTGAAAACTGGCCGAATATTCTTCGATGCCACGGCGTGGACGAAAGCAGGCAAAAAAGGGTTGCCCGACGGGATGAAAGTCGACCGCGACGGCAACCTATGGGCGGCCGGTCCCGGCGGATTGAGCGTGTTCGCGCCGGATGGCACGCACCTGGGGACCATCAATCCTGACACCGGCGACCCGGTTTCCAACTGTGCCTGGGGAGATGATGGTTCCACGCTTTATATGACCGTCAACAACAAGCTGGCCCGTATCAAGACGAACGCAAAAGGGGCGGCCCAGATTAAATTCTCCGAGTAG